From one Rhopalosiphum padi isolate XX-2018 chromosome 2, ASM2088224v1, whole genome shotgun sequence genomic stretch:
- the LOC132923191 gene encoding uncharacterized protein LOC132923191, producing the protein MEWYREQTIQLIDLFRARPALWDTSSVHYRNKRMKNESLEQISAKLKCPKEEIAKKICTLRVQFSRENVKVKRARESGGVAYNPKWFGYQLLCFLNDQSRYTSQPLNNCSTGAAAASGASGAVPGGANAQNQADMENQHYNWSQTSEDSYAEANETNASGYEADSVLASMMHESMDDYHNQEPIVDVQEPQTWSSYRKYRGMQPVTGGDYSDDDGGGYISRKMMRMSRLDVPSDEFNTFSDYVAERMRNLKADKALQLMARRDIEQVLFKYEMKLLEQKRDSQQPDTEAATTSKSISPSPISDLEQQ; encoded by the exons ATGGAGTGGTACCGAGAGCAGACCATCCAGCTGATCGACTTGTTCCGGGCCCGTCCGGCCCTGTGGGACACCAGTTCGGTGCACTACCGTAACAAGCGCATGAAGAACGAGTCCCTGGAGCAGATCAGCGCCAAGCTCAAGTGTCCCAAGGAGGAGATCGCCAAGAAAATATGTACGTTGCGCGTGCAGTTCAGCCGGGAGAACGTCAAGGTGAAACGGGCCCGGGAATCCGGTGGCGTCGCTTACAACCCCAAGTGGTTCGGCTACCAACTGCTGTGTTTCCTGAACGATCAGTCCCGGTACACGTCGCAGCCGCTCAACAACTGTTCGACGGGCGCCGCCGCTGCCTCGGGGGCGTCCGGAGCCGTGCCCGGCGGCGCAAACGCGCAAAAC caAGCAGACATGGAAAATCAACATTATAATTGGAGTCAAACATCTGAGGACAGTTATGCAGAAGCAAATGAAACAAATGCAAGTGGCTATGAGGCAGACAGTGTTCTGGCTTCAATGATGCACGAGTCCATGGATGACTACCACAACCAGGAACCTATAGTGGATGTGCAGGAACCACAAACATGGTCATCATATAGGAAATATCGTGGTATGCAGCCAGTAACAGGTGGAGATTATTCAGATGATGATGGTGGAGGCTATATTAGCAGAAAGATGATGCGAATGTCTAGGCTGGATGTACCTTCTGATGAATTCAATACATTCTCAGACTATGTTGCTGAACGGATGCGTAACCTTAAAGCCGACAAAGCTCTACAGCTAATGGCTCGACGAGACATTGAACAAGTGTTGTTCAAATACGAAATGAAATTGTTGGAGCAAAAGAGAGACTCCCAACAACCCGACACTGAGGCAGCAACCACGTCAAAGTCTATTTCACCATCACCCATCAGCGACCTGGAACAACAGTAA
- the LOC132923192 gene encoding transmembrane protein 11, mitochondrial — protein MLSYEIINQEDTAIIREVYDNDNSQEMFEQELDNALEAGYKYIIIEPTQLADETVRWITVGNFLSQTAIISSALSAGTAYFWTSKPFVYGPLCMASFVCTGLYMISWQFDPCCKYQVHKDPRLKSLQKEDNTPSLPVVIERGSDTKRKIVHTSVTVVSTAYCIWKLYEYCK, from the exons ATGTTATCCTACGA aataataaatcaaGAAGATACTGCCATAATAAGAGAAGTCTATGACAATGACAACTCACAGGAAATGTTTGAACAGGAACTGGATAATGCCTTAGAGGCTGgctacaagtatattattattgagccAACTCAGCTGGCTGATGAAACTGTGAGATGGATTACTGTTGGAAATTTTCTTTCTCAAACGGCTATCATATCTAGTGCTTTGTCTGCAGGAACAG CTTATTTTTGGACTTCGAAGCCATTTGTATATGGCCCCTTGTGCATGGCTTCATTTGTATGCACTGGACTATATATGATCTCATGGCAGTTTGATCCATGCTGCAAGTATCAGGTGCACAAGGACCCAAGATTGAAATCGCTCCAAAAGGAAGACAACACCCCATCATTGCCAGTGGTTATAGAACGTGGCAGTGATACCAAGAGGAAAATTGTACACACATCAGTAACAGTTGTGTCAACTGCTTATTGTATATGGAAGCTGTACGAATATTGcaaataa
- the LOC132923190 gene encoding dehydrogenase/reductase SDR family protein 7-like: MSDAHANPIAWQYVCCSLPILIPMSVYVLKKCFNNRYRTLNSKVVLITGASSGLGETLAHEFYSHGCALILTGRSSNELERVKNDLLSRSDIKNVNKPCILVLDLIDQSTIEVVSQKVLGVFGRVDILINNAGISYRGRAEATMAEVDYKVMLVNYFGQVALTKAILPSMIHHKSGHIIAISSVQGKIAVPFRSAYTASKHALQAFFDTLRAEISHHKVKVTVVSPGYIQTNLSLNALTGSGSKYGVMDESTMSGYSAEYVAQRIVDAVVNDEQEVIIAPFYARLAIGLRYVWPRFYFWIMKCRADRQASQKM, from the exons ATGTCCGACGCTCACGCCAATCCGATTGCCTGGCAGTACGTTTGTTGTTCTCTGCCAATCTTAATACCGATGTCAGTTTACGTTCTTAAAAAGTGTTTCAACAACAGATATCGCACACTCAACTCAAAG GTTGTACTTATTACAGGTGCCAGTTCTGGATTGGGTGAGACATTAGCGCATGAATTTTATTCCCATGGCTGTGCACTAATTTTAACGGGACGTAGCAGCAATGAATTAGAACGagtcaaaaatgatttattaagcCGAAGTGAT ATTAAGAATGTTAACAAACCATGTATTCTCGTCTTGGATCTTATTGACCAATCAACAATAGAAGTAGTTAGTCAAAAAGTTTTAGGAGTTTTTGGCCGTGTAGATATTCTCATCAACAATGCTGGCATCAGCTATAGGGGTAGAGCCGAAGCAACAATGGCTGAAGTCGATTACAAAGTAATGTTGGTCAATTATTTTGGCCAAGTTGCTTTAACtaaag ccaTATTGCCCAGTATGATTCACCACAAAAGTGGACATATAATAGCAATTAGTAGTGTACAAGGAAAAATTGCTGTTCcatttag atcaGCATATACTGCATCTAAACATGCTTTACAAGCATTCTTTGATACTCTCAGAGCTGAAATATCACATCATAAGGTAAAAGTAACCGTTGTAAGCCCTGGGTACATTCAAACAAATTTGTCGTTGAATGCATTAACTGGATCTGGATCAAAATATGGTG ttaTGGATGAATCCACAATGTCTGGATACTCGGCTGAATATGTTGCTCAACGAATAGTAGATGCTGTTGTTAACGATGAACAAGAAGTCATCATTGCTCCATTTTATGCTCGTTTAGCAATTGGCCTACGTTATGTATGGCcacgattttatttttggattatgAAATGTAGGGCTGACCGGCAAGCTAGTCAGAAAATGTAG